Below is a genomic region from Rosa chinensis cultivar Old Blush chromosome 5, RchiOBHm-V2, whole genome shotgun sequence.
actctaGTACGAGTTTCTAAATAAAGAAGACCCTAGAACgctatgggtctcactcgaagaacgcTTTGGCAAAgtccatgactccctgcttcttgacctagaagtgagatgacataatcTCCGCTTCTgagatttcaagtcagttcttgactacaactcgaaagcacttcgcattaaatccttaaccgAATTatgtggaaaagatatcacagatgcgatgttgattgagaggactctctctaccttccctatctctgctttgatggttgctaagagttatcgaatcgatgttactgcagaaCATATCACAATGTTTCATGTGCGCTGGAGAGGCTAACCAaggtcaagtggctctagaccattgAGCGCTTttgcaaagaggttgaaacattattgattaagtcttttttttttttaatcagttaCCTATCAagtaaacattattgttaataCAAAACATGAGATTTGATTTTGCAGTACAAATAGATATACCTAAGTAGGGACCCTTCTAATGATCGAAGACCATTAAAATGAGCGCTAGTTGAGGACTTTTATGttagacccacttttcaatcacatttctACACATCAACTGTTAGATGTTTAAatatttatgtgtagatcatttatgcaattttttaaccaaattgaaaatcgttaaaaCATTCATAATCGtaatttatcagttatgaacatgaatggtTCATGTTTGATAAAATTGGTTCTTCCATGGATTTGATATAGTTCGGTACCTTAATAAatagcaatttggaagaaaattttcataaGTAATCTACTTATGCATatataaacatctaacggttgatttgctgTAATGTAATTGAAAAGTTGGTCTCCCAAACTGttaattagaaaattttcaactagtcctcattagaAGAGCTCCCTACCTAAGTAAACAGTCTTCATAACCTAATAGACAGTTTTAAGCGGCTATGAGGGACAAGTGCATGTATTTCAATCACACGTATTAAATTTAAAAGATTaaattataataacttaaaaTTGTGCATATATTTTCAACGGTCATATTCATTTATCACTCATAGTTCCTTTAAAACAATCAATTAGGTGAGCATTTCttctaaataaaattaaaaacctaataATGAAAGATTCCAACAAATGGAGTAAACAAAGCTGTCTCTTCAATATAATATAAATGTATCAACATTGactaccaacaacaaaaaagacGAGTGTATTTCTCTCTTTGTAAGtttcttatcaaaaaaaaaaaaaaaacgagacaTTGTGGGAGACTGGGAGTCCGTAGTTGAGGTCAAGCTGTATGACTCTACTCAATCATTTCACTACACTCACGGTATATATGTGGACACAACCCTCTCAATTGGAAAAAGGTTCCAACAATGGCCAGAATACCTCCCATCTTTGCTACACAGTTCATAGTTCTCtcccttctttcttcctttgcCCTAATTCTGGTCCAGGGAGAAGATGATCACGATTTCGTGAGAGCCATGGACCGCGATCTCTTGGGGCTCAAGAAAGAAAAGCTCAGCCACTTCAAGTTGTACTGGCATGACATTTTGAGCGGCAAAAACCCAAGCTCAATCGGAGTGGTGAAATCACCCGTTAACTCATCAACGCTCTTCGGATTCGTGAACATGATCGACAATCGCCTCACCGAAAAGCCGGAGCTGAGCTCGAAGCTGCTGGGGAGGGCTGAAGGGTTCTACGCATCAGCTTCACAACAGGAGTTCGGGCTGTTGATGGCCATGAACTTTCATTTTATTCAGGGCAAGTACAACGGGAGCACCATAACTGTGCTGGGGAGGAACCCGGTGTTCAACAAGGTGAGGGAAATGCCGGTGATCGGAGGAAGTGGACTTTTCAGGTTTGCAAGAGGTTATGTTGAAGCAAGAACTCACACATTCAATCTGAGCACCCGAAATGCCATCGTTGAGTACAATGCCTATGTGCTCCATTATTGAtgcttcttttctctttgttgtTTTCTTCCTTTGAGCTTTTCGTGGTTGTACTCTCTTTTGAGGTCATAGCTACGTTCTAATTATGTCAGCTACCCATCGTTGTCTACTTCGCTAAACTAGCGGGTTGTTGCTTTTACCATCTTTTTACAAGTCAGTGCataattattataataatcaGACATCTTTCACTATCTTCAGTTCTATTGTTAAGGATTCTTGCACTAGTCTTCTATCGGAGTACCTAATGTTGTGAGTCTTCAAATTGTTAAATCCCATGATAAGATAGAACTATACATCTAAAACCTCAAAACCTCATATGTTTCTGACTTTGTAGAAGTTCTTTTTCTTGTAACTAGTATATTTTCAACGTTAACACAATATATAGTTCATCAATCATTGATTCATTTTGCTGATATTAAAGTGAAAGTTTATGGAAATGAATTCCAGCCAAATgtagaaaatcattttatagCTTCCAATTGCTAAGATTAGCAACCCATATTAATAAAGAGCAACTACTCAACAAGTTGGACAAAATCACAGAAGGAACTAAGCACATTACTTAATCCATTTGAGAAAACAATATTGCCGCCCATTTTGTATACACAATAATTTTCATATATTCCCTCCAAGTTGATTTAGCAAACACTTTGGtcgattttgtttttgttaatggAGTAGAAATCGGGGTATGCTATCTGTGATATCAGAATCAAATGGTAATGTTAGGTGAGTCAACCCTAGCCCCACAAGCTTCAATTAATTTCCAGTCTTCGACCTTCTTTTCTTCGACCTTCTTGTTCTATCTAGAAATCCGGCCTTGTCAAGATCTTGCACCAATCAGAGAACGCTTCGTTGCAGTTCATTTATTTCAGGGAGTTGGCCATTAAAACAtgactttattattattattattattattattattattatagaaAAGATTAGAACTTGACTCGGAAAAGTCTTAGTCAATTATATGCAAGGATAGAAAAAGGATGGAAAAATTAGAACAAAATTTTTATAACACCACACATATCTCTAGGTGAAGCAAATCTTCTTTGGTTACTTGTTGATGTGGTATGTGTGGTCTAAAGTTGATTAGAAATAAGAGGTACAAAAGTTCTTCCAATTTTCTGTTTTGCATTACGTCAtgtcaattttcttttattacaTTGTTCTCACTTTAATGGTGAAATGTACACGAAGGGACAAAGCCTTTTCGACTTACGGTCACTAAATGATAATAGTATACCATGGTTCTTATTCAAAATGCACCATCAATTGGTTATTATTCAAAACCTAGCGTGGAATTTATTTTGGTCGATAATGGCATTACTCTTAATTCTTCGAATTTAAATTTTCTCACAACATTTAagtttgtggtgatatcaccaccctattaaaacttgTCATATCGTATAAAAGTTAACTATAGTTaactataataaaaaaaactttttaattTAATACTTGTTTAAGGACATCTGATTTAtgtgtctggcctaaactctagtgacttgtccaagttgtaatagggttagccttacagatattctcggagatatcttattcattgtatgattcagtttccttgtaagacttatATTCTctgcttgtaatcttctatataaagaggtctctattatcaataaaagcacagatcattctctcccaatttctgatttcctaaaacaagTTATGAGCACGAAACTCTAACCttaaacaaatagccaaacgtAAATTCAAATACgaaaccttgaaaccctaactGCCTCCACAAGACACCATGTAGCCCTTGATCCCAGGAGCCTAGAACAGGAAGCCAAACCACCAAACCGGCCGAAAAAGTACGGAACCGGCCCCCGCAAGCATAAAGGAATACCTTACCTGTTCACCATCTTCTAAATCTTCGCCTGCCCAACCTTGGTCATCAACAGCGCCTTGACTCCAGGATCCAGGAACCGGAAGCAGAACCTCCAGAACCGACCGTAAAAGCACCGAATCGACAACCTGAACTATTGAACCGCCTGATGGAAACTGCTTCGGCCAGTTTCAGCCAACTACCGTCCATACGCACTTTTTCCCAGCAAAACTCCTACCAAAAGATTCGGCAACCCGTATTTACCCTTTTccaggtaatttttttttaagttcctACTTGAGTACTTTTCTTTAAGATTtcaatccttttcttttctttttttttctcggggacttttAACCTCCCCTCTTCTACTCTCTACTTCTTCTTTTGTGGGGAGACCTAAGCCaaactatgggggttcgtgctatcTCCAAGCTTGAAACTTGTTGAGACCTCTAAACTTAGAGTCTGTTGAGAAGATACGATcaaccacaaacacatcattgtttcaatctaatccaaaatctcttggaatcgaatttcttgggagcgattacgctcagaaatttcttctgttttcatggtagcctttttgctctgaaactaaccattttcttgttccttttcaggatgagtaacctaaacaaactggactttgctgcattaggaacaactggctttggatatcacaagtgggttcgtgatgtccgccagcatctcaaggcccaaGAAATCCTAGAaacgattcttgagcctagccaggacgtgctaactgttgagcaagctcaagctttggaatcaAATAGAGCAGtcttggaggcaaataaggcaaaagcagTCATCCTAATAACTCGTCATATGAATGATTCACTCCAGTATGAGTatctgaatgaagaagaccctaaaAGGTTGTGCA
It encodes:
- the LOC112165827 gene encoding dirigent protein 22 yields the protein MARIPPIFATQFIVLSLLSSFALILVQGEDDHDFVRAMDRDLLGLKKEKLSHFKLYWHDILSGKNPSSIGVVKSPVNSSTLFGFVNMIDNRLTEKPELSSKLLGRAEGFYASASQQEFGLLMAMNFHFIQGKYNGSTITVLGRNPVFNKVREMPVIGGSGLFRFARGYVEARTHTFNLSTRNAIVEYNAYVLHY